In Pantoea cypripedii, the following proteins share a genomic window:
- a CDS encoding ABC transporter ATP-binding protein has product MTIHEFQPAMAARAGSNLLLDVKDLRVTFGTHDGDVTAVNDLNFSLRAGETLGIVGESGSGKSQTAFALMGLLAKNGRIGGSAKFNGQEILNLPENQLNKLRAEQIAMIFQDPMTSLNPYMRVGEQLMEVLKLHKGMNSAQAFEESVRMLDAVKMPEARKRMKMFPHEFSGGMRQRVMIAMALLCRPKLLIADEPTTALDVTVQAQIMTLLNELKREFNTAIIMITHDLGVVAGICDKVLVMYAGRTMEYGRARDVFYQPAHPYSIGLLSAVPRLDAEGESLMTIPGNPPNLLRLPQGCPFQPRCPHAMDICATAPALEPFGEGRLRACFKPVEELV; this is encoded by the coding sequence ATGACCATTCATGAATTTCAGCCAGCAATGGCGGCCCGTGCGGGAAGCAACCTGTTGTTAGACGTTAAAGATCTGCGTGTGACTTTTGGCACCCACGATGGTGACGTCACCGCCGTCAACGACCTCAACTTTTCGCTGCGTGCCGGTGAAACCCTCGGGATAGTAGGGGAGTCCGGCTCGGGTAAATCGCAGACGGCCTTTGCCCTGATGGGGCTGCTGGCAAAAAACGGTCGTATTGGTGGGTCGGCAAAGTTTAACGGCCAGGAGATTCTCAACCTGCCGGAAAATCAACTGAACAAGCTGCGCGCCGAGCAGATCGCGATGATTTTCCAGGATCCGATGACTTCGCTGAACCCGTATATGCGCGTCGGTGAACAGCTGATGGAAGTGCTGAAGCTGCACAAAGGGATGAACAGCGCACAGGCGTTTGAAGAGTCGGTGCGTATGCTGGATGCGGTAAAAATGCCGGAAGCGCGCAAACGCATGAAAATGTTCCCGCACGAATTCTCCGGTGGGATGCGTCAGCGCGTGATGATTGCCATGGCATTGCTGTGCCGTCCTAAATTACTGATCGCCGATGAGCCAACCACCGCGCTGGACGTGACGGTGCAGGCGCAGATCATGACGTTGCTGAATGAACTCAAACGCGAGTTCAACACCGCGATCATCATGATTACCCACGATCTGGGCGTGGTAGCGGGGATCTGTGACAAGGTGCTGGTGATGTATGCCGGACGTACCATGGAATATGGCCGGGCGCGCGATGTGTTCTATCAACCGGCGCATCCTTACTCCATTGGTTTGCTGAGCGCGGTGCCGCGTCTGGATGCTGAAGGCGAGTCGCTGATGACCATTCCAGGCAATCCACCTAACCTGTTGCGCCTGCCGCAGGGGTGTCCATTCCAGCCTCGCTGCCCGCATGCGATGGATATCTGTGCCACAGCCCCGGCGCTGGAACCTTTTGG